In Mycobacterium sp. Aquia_213, the sequence TCCATGCCGACCAGGGCGCCGCAACCCACCCCGACGCCCAGCCGGAGCGCGAAATCGGCGACGCTCAGCGTTTGCGTCATGCCGGTGTCCTTCCCCGAAGCCCTTCCCCGTGGCTATGCGGCGAGTAAACCACCATTAGGTGAACGAGAGATGGATTCCAGCCCGACCCGTTGCGCGGCGGACATCCGGACGAAACCCAGTGTGCTGCGCGGCGATCCGCCTATCGCACCGCGGCCTGTTGACTGCCGCCGAGTTGTTGGGGGCAGTAGTACTTCGCCGAAATTCCCACGAACAGGGTTGCATGGTCCGTGGTCAATCCGGGGTTTTCCTTCTGCAGGTTTTGGATGAGGTCCGAGCCGGCCTTGCCCGCTCCGATCCAGCCGCACACCGCTTTGCCGAACGCGACGGCCCGACCCGAGTCGGTGTAGTGGATGCCCGCGCTGCGCACGGTCGCCAGGAATTCGGCGTCGTCGGCGCCGACATCCGGATCGCCATGGGCGGGCGCCGCCAGGCCGATCATTGCGGAGACACCGAGTAGCGCTAGAAGCCGTCGCATCAACTCAGCCGACTCCTTATCAGGCCTTCGAAAGTTGGTGCGGGCAATAGAACTTCGCCGAGATCAACGCGAAGTTCGATGCCATCTCCATATCCATGCCGGGATTGCGGCTCTTCACGTCGTGGAGCAGCTCCAAATTGTCCTCGCCGTTGTTCAAGCAGGAGCACACTGCTCGTCCTGCCGCGACGGCAGCACCCTCGCTGGAGAAGCTGAAGCCGGCTTGCCGCAGTGCGGCAAGGAAGCCCGCATCATCGCCATTCGGCTCCGGCACGGGATCGGCGTACGCCGGCCCTGCGAGACCGATCATGGCGGCAACGCCAAGTATCGCCATTAGCCGTTTCATAGTTCATCGTCCTCCCATCGCGAGGGCATTTTCGGTTCTAGGGTGATAGTCAAAGTCCTTGTCCCCTATCCTAATTGCGCTTCTTCGGACGGGATGACCTTGGACTTCCCCTTTTTCAGGTGCACCGCGTGGATTCCGGGCTTCTTGGCCAACTGCTCAAGCAGCGCATCGAGACCTGCTTGATCGACGTTGTGGTGCTGCACCGTTTCGGGTTTCTCCGATATCTGTGCGACCAGCCGTTTGAGGTTTTCCGGCGAGTTCTTGTCCTTCAGATCTTTGATCGGGGTCATCCGATTGCGGATACTGTTGCCCACCACGGTGGGACCTCCCGCGCCGAGTGCGCTGCCCAGCATCCCGGCCATTCCCATCGAACTGAACAGACTGCCCTCGCCGAGCGCGGCCGCGGGAATGGCCTCCGGACCGGCGGCCGTCAACGCGGCCGCCACCGTCCTGATGGCCGGGGTGGCCGAGGCCCAGCTGGGTGGGACTGTCAATGATCCGACCAGGGTGCCGCGGGAAAAGCCGGCCGTCGGGGTGATCGCATCGAACAAGGTGCCCCGGCTGAAGCCCAGTGCGCCCAGGCCGGCTCCCAGCGCGTCCTTCGGGAGTGCGCCATACGCCGCGGGTGGGGCGAACTTGAGCCACTGCGACACCGGGAAGTTGATCAGCAGACCTATGTCGTTGTACTGCGTGGTGAGTCCCAGCGGGATCTTCAGGGCGTTGTAGAACTGCGTGTAGAAATTTGCCCCGCCCGGAACGGTATTCAGCAGGTTCGTCCAGAAGTTCTGGTAATCCGTGGCCAGCTGTGCGAGCCACGCCAGTGGACCGCTGTAGCCGCTGGGCGTCGTGGTGGCCGCGGCGGCCAACGTAGTCGCCGCGTTGCCGGCCGCGGTGTTGGACGACGCGGTGACCGCGGCCGCCTGCATCGCAGGCGCCTCCTCGTTGGTGGTCTGGGGTGCCGGACTGAACTCCTCCAGGCTGTTGGAGGCCGTAGCCGAAGAGGCGAAGTAGGTGTCCATCGCCTCGCCGTCTTGGGCCCACATCTCGCCGTATTGCGCCTCGGTGGCCGCGATCGCCCCGGTGTTCTGCCCGAGGAGGTTGGTCGCCATCAGCTGCGCGAGTAGTTCACGGTTGGCCGCGATCAGCGGCGGCGGCACGTGCGCGGCGAATGCCGTTTCATACGCGCCGGCCGCCTGGGTCGCTTGGGCCGCGGTTTGGGCGGCCTGCGCGGCGGTCTGTTGCATCCAGGCCACGTACGGAGCGGCCGCGGCCGCCATGGCAAGCGATGACGGGCCCACCCAGGGCCCGGTGGTCAGATTCGAGAGCACCGACGAGTAGGAGGTCGCGATCGACTGCAATTCGGCGGCCAGGTTCGCCCAGGCCGTCGCCGCCGTCACCAACGACTCCGCTCCCGGACCGGTGTACATGCGGCCCGAGTTGAACTCCGGTGGAAAGGCTCCGTAGAACATGTCGTTACCCCTTACCTGGCGGCGAACGGTTGGCTGGACGGTGCTGGGCTGCTGTGCGTCGTGTTCATCGCGATCAGTCCTCCAGAGCCGGTATGACGATGATGGTGGCGGCGGCGGGGTCGGCTTCGGCGACGAGGCCGCCCAGGGCGGCCGCCGTGGCGGCATTGCCGCTCACCGTGTGGGTTGCGGTGGCGGCAACGGCGCGGCCGGCCAGGCTGGATAACGCCATCTGGCTGAAAACGCCTTCCTCACCGATCAGTGAGGCGGCCGGGACACCGGCCGCCAGGTTGCTGGGCAGCGCCTGCGCAAGCATCCTGATGTTCGGCGCGGCCTCGGTCCAGCCCTGCGGCACCGACATGCTTCCGACCAAGGCCGACTTGCCCATCGACCCGGTGACCGGGCTGCCGCCGACCGCGGAGCTGAGCATCCCCCGCACGGCGGCGCTCCTCGTCAACGGCTCCAACTGGCCCGAGATGTATTTCGGCCCGGCCAGATAGGCCTGGGCAGCCTGCCCGTTCTGGGCCCAGGCGTAGGTCTGTCCGAACGACAGGAACGGACCACCGGGGATGGTCGTCCATGACTGGGGGGAGAACACGCCGGTGATGGCGCTCCAGATGGTGTTCCAGTTGGTCACGGCCGGCGGCACGGTCAGCCCCGTCGACGGGGCGGCCGCCGCCGCGGCGTTCGTCGACACGGCCTGGGTGAGGTTGAGGGCGGTGTTGGTGCCCGACGCGGTGCTCGACTGGCCCACCGCGGCCGCCTGCAACCCCGAACCCGAGTCGTTCGTGGTCTGCGGCGGCTCGCTGAACGGCTGCAGCTGCGACGCCGTCGCCGACGAGCCGGCGTACCCGTACATCGCGGCGGCGTCCTGCGCCCACATCTCCATGTACTGGGCTTCGGTGGCCGCGATCGCCGGGGTGTTTTGGCCCAGGATGTTGGTGGCGATCAATGTCGCGAGCAGCGAGCGGTTGGCCGCGATGACGGGCGGCGGCACCGTCGCCACGAAGGCCGCCTCGTAGGCACCCGCCGCCAGCTTGGCCTGGGTGGCCGCCTGCTCGGCCTGAGCCCCCGTCGCGCTCATCCACTGCACATACGGTGTAGCCGCGGCGGCCATCGCGATCGAGGAGGGACCGGTCCAGGGCCCCACGGACAGGCTCTGAATCGTCGAGCCGTACAGAGCCGCGGTCGAATAGAGCTCGGCGGCTAACTCGTCCCATGCCGCCGCGGCGGCCAGCATCGGCCCCGATCCCGCACCGACATACATTCGACCGGAGTTGATCTCCGGTGGTAACGCCCCGAAGTCCAACATTTCTTACCTCCGCTCCCTCATTTGGCCGCCATGGTAGGCGTCGTTTCGCAACCCTCGCCGCAAACCCGCCGCAGCTCTAATGAAATCCATCGAATCCGCGTTGTATACACGTGTTTAACGACGATGGGACCGTGCTGTCCCGACTGAGAATTTCTCAGGATCCCCGTCCGGTCTCAAAGCGAACTCGTGGCATCAATATTGCGATCATTATGAGCAGAATTTATTGGCGATGCGTTCCCGCCGGGTGATCGCGGTGTAAAAAAGAAATCTCATTGGGTTAAGTGCTCGTGTGAGAACTTCGACGTGATTCAGCTAACAATAGCTAGGACTAAACTAGCAGCATATACACACTGACACCACCATCTAGCGACGGACCATGGAGGGGTCCGCGCTATTCGAAATTGCTTAATACACGGCGATCGGCACTAACCCGGATCGCGTTAAGAGTCATTAGTTGAGGATATTTATCGACGCGAACGCGATTTCTCTAACCTCCCATCGAGGTGCGCTAAGGAATTTGATTTCAGGAACGCAAAAATAGCGCGATGAAGCGTCGCACTTTAAATTTGCTTAGGATTTCAGATGACGTGTCGGTTTTATCCTCGCCGGCAACCGACAGCACTATCGGCACTTACCTCATTACGGGTAAGCCATTCAGCCTTGGGCCCGCAGGAATTGGCGCACTCTTATATCGCCGGCAATTCCGACGTGGCGGGCCAATGAACATCTGGCGCGCCGTAGCCGTGACACCGCCCCAAAAGTCCCCTGCGGCAAGAGCATCGCCGGTGCTGGACCGGGTCTGCGCCTCAGGAGCAGCGGCCTGCGCTCGGATCAGCGCGCCACGCGCGTCGATAGCGCCGAATTGAAGGTCAATGGTTCATAGCGTGCTCCCCTAAATTTCACCTAACGTAAACATGTAGAACTGCTACGAGGCTTATCGATTTCTGCGGGTTAGCTGTGGGCTGACGGGCCACGAGTAAGTGTCATTGCCGTTAGCGAGGGTGGCAGCCGACCGGGTACACCCACGCGGGCGTCGGTGTCCGACAGCTATCGGCGACAGCGGGAAGAGCCAGCGCTCGTGCTCAGCTGCTGGGGTAAATGCCGGCGCCGCGGGGGTCGGAGCCGCCGCTGTCGGTAGACAGGTGCTCGGGGCAGTAAGCCATGGCGGCCGCCTTGGCGAACTTGGCGGCGCTGGTCATCGTGAAAGCCGGGTTGAGATCTCGGATGTCTCGGATGATGTCCAGCTCAGGGGTGCCGGAGTTAGCCAAGTCGCAGACCTTTTGGCCCGCTTTGATCGCATGCTCCGGGTCGTGATAAGTGATGCCTGCGTTGTTGAGCGCGGCGAGGAAGGTGTCGTCAGCCGGGTCGGCGTGTGCCGGTGCGGCCAGGCCGATCAGGGTGACGACGCTTGCCAGAAACGGGAGGGCCTTCATATGTCGTCAACCGGCGGCAGGCGGGCGTCCGATAATGCGGGGGCGGAACCCGTATATCGGCTCGGCGAACTCGTCCTCGTGCGCACCCGGAAGGCCGGCCAGCGGCACCCCGGGCATGCCCACTGCCCCGGCTTCTTCCATCACCATCGGGGTCGCCGCGCCAAAGCTGTGGTACGCGCCCGCCCCTACCTGAGTCGTTGCCGCCACGGTGCTCACCGTCGCTCCGCTCGCAGCCCACGCCGGCGGGACGGACAAGCCCCCCACCAGGCTCGCCTGTCCCACTGCCGCAGTTGCTGCCGCGCCCGGCAGGCTCGTCACTGACGACACAGCGGCGGCACTGCCTAGACCCGCGGACAGATCCTCCAGGCCGGACGTGGTCAGGCCACTTACAGCCGCGTTCTCTGCGGCTGCGGCAGCCGGATCGATCATCGTCGTCGGGTTCAGAATGCCGTTGGTGGTGAAGGCGTTGGACAGGCCGGAGACGCTGTTGTTGTTCAGGAAGGCGCCCAGCAGATTCTCACTATTAGGTTGATTGCTCAGCAGATTGAGCAGCCCGGAAAGTCCGGTGGTGTCGTCACCCGAGCCGGGCGTGAATATGCTGTCCCCCGCACCGGCGGCAAGCGGGGCGGCCAGGGCGTTGTTGACCGCGTCGGCCTGCAAGGCCGTTCCGTCGGCGGTCGTGTCGGCCTGCGGATCGCTGAACGCCGTCATTTGGCTCGCCGCGCGCGACGCGGTTGTGTAACTGGTCATCGCGGAGGCGTCCTGGGCCCACATCTCGCCGTATTGGGCCTCGGTGGCCGCGATCGCTCCGGTGTTCTGGCCGATGATGTTGCTGGCGACCAGGTTCGCCAGCTGAACGCGGTTGGCCGCGACCAGGGGCGGCGGCACCGTCGCGGCAAACGCGGCCTCATACGCGGCGGCGGCCGCGTTGGCTTGCGCGCCGGCCTGCTCGGCCTGGGCGGCGGCGGTTTCCATCCACGCGATATACGGTTCGATCGACGCCACCATCTTCGCCGAAGCCGGGCCCAGCCAGCCCTCACTGACGAGCGACTTGATCACCGCGTCGTAATTGGTTGCCGCAGCACGCATTTCAGCAGCCAGCGCGTTCCATGCCGCCGAGGCCGCCAGCATCGATCCCGATCCGGCGCCGGCATACATTTTGGCCGAGTTGACCTCGGGCGGTAATGCCCCAAAGTTCAGCATGACATCTTCTCCTGAAGTCTCTTATCCGGCGGCCGGTGGACGGGGCATGACGACGGGGCGAAACCCGTACCTGGGGATGGCGCGGCGCAGCCGGCGGCCGGTGCCACCCAGTGGCCCCGCGACGCCTCCCGGTCCGCCTGCCGCGGGCGTGCCGGATGTCCCGATGTCACTGAGACCGGTTACCGGCGCCGGCCCTTGACCGGGCGTGATGTTGGCCGCGGTAGCCCAGCTCTGCGGCACCGACATCGAACCCACCAGATGCGCGTTGCCTATTGCGGCAGATGCGCCACCCAGGCCGGTTGTGCTGGATGACAGGTTGGCGGCGGAAGTGACGCCTTCGGCGCCGACGGCGAAGTCGTCTAGACCGCCCAGCGTCGTGGCCGTCGCATGCAGGAAATTGAAGTTCTGCACCGTTCCAATGATGGATTGCGGGTTGAACGGACCGCCGGCAAGCGAACCGTTCAGGATCGAGTTGGCGAAGAAGTTGCTTTGCAGGAACTGGCCCAGGGCCGTGTTGTTGTTCCCGTCCAGAAATTGCGTTAGGTACCAGTACAAGCCTCCCGACGCTTGCGGCGCGGCAAGAGCATTGACGTCATTGGCTGAAACATTGCTAGCCGACAACAGCGACTGCGCATTCCCGGCAGCCGTATTTGCCGCCTGGCTGACAGCTTCGTTTTGTCCCTCCGCCGCGTCGGGGGTGGTGTTCGTCTGCGGCGAGGTGAACGGCGTGATCCGTGCCGCGGAGTTCGACGCGACGGCGTAGCCGTTCATCGCCCCGGCGTCCTGCGCCCACATCTCCATGTACTGCGCTTCGGTGGCCGCGATCGCCGGGGTGTTCTGCCCGAAGATGTTGGTGGCCACCAGATTCGCCAGCAGAGTGCGGTTGGCCGCGACGACCGGCGGGGGCACCGTCGCCCCGAACGCCGCCTCAAACGCCGACGCGGCCGCGCTGGCTTGCATGCCGGTCTGCTCGGCCTGTGCGGCCGTGGTGTTCAGCCAAGTCAGAAAGGGTGCGGCCGCGGCCAGCATCGACGCCGACGACGGGCCGAACCAACCTGCGCTGGTCAGCTCTCTGATCACCGACTCGTAATCGGTTGCCGCGGAACGCATTTCGGCAGCAAGCGCGTTCCATGCGGCGGCAGCCGCGAGCAACGGCCCCGAGCCGGGGCCGGAATACATCTTTGTCGAATTGACTTCCGGCGGTAACGCCGCAAAATCGAACATGGTTCCCCCTCGGCGCTCAGCAGGTGGCCGCTACGTTGGCTGCCTCAGTAGCCGCACACGAACCGACAGTGGTCTGTACGTCGACAATGGTCATCGGAGTTCTCCTCAGGAATACGGGTGAGCCGGAGGCGCGACCCTAGCCAGGACATACACCGATTCCGCAACGTGGGTAGGCGACCCGGTGCAAACCGATAGGCAAGAGCGTGGTCGGCTCGAACGAAAAGTCATCGATCGAGAATAGGGATTATCACCTGGATTAATTTCGTTCTCACCTCCTCATCGCCTGGGCACACCGAGATGCCTTTTATTCTGCACGAAGAGGCGAGGACACCCGGCGCATTCGCCGGATCCGGCACCCCTCTCATCAGAGCTTCGGCACCACACTGCGTATCCGGCGAAACGCCAGAAGCCACTTGGGCTCAACCCTTAAGCCGGGAAGAGCTGTCCTGACCCTGGGCGTCTTTCGACGTTGGAGGTCAGTGGCCTGTATCCGTAATGGAAGCCTCACCTAACGAGGTGCTTGCACCGCAATCGTGGCATTCGAGACACAGTCAGTCAAGCTTGCTGCGAGGCGTTCGCAACAATTCACTGCGCCGCTACACCGATTCCATACGGGAGCCCCGTGGCCGTGTTAGGAGACGGCTTAGCTCGACTTCTTCTCGGCGACTGCCGCGCTGAGGCCCTCGAGCAGGTCTTCCCCGCTGAGCTCCCTGAACCGGAGCAGCTGAAGCTCGGTGAATTCGGTGGTGTCGGCGGCCAGTACCGCGTCGAGGTCCTCGTCGTCGAGACGGAAGCTCCGGTGGTCGCGGGCCTTCTCCACCACATTGCGCACGAAGCCGGCATTACCGAGCGTGTCGATACCGCGAATCAGGTCCCCGTCCTCGGAGTAGCTCTCGTCGAGGTAGAACCTGGTGTACGACGGCAGCAGGTCCTGGGCCGCTTCCTCGGTGATGACGTCTTCGTTCTCCTGGCCCATCAAGCGGGTCAGGGCCACCAGCTCGTCCGGCGTGTAGCTGAAGAACTCGATGAGGGTCGAAAAGCGCCGTCGCAGACCCTGATTCACCTCGAGCATCTTGTCCATCGCCTTGGCGTAGCCGGCGCCGAAGACCACCAGATCGTCGCGGTGGTTCTCCATGTACAGCAGCAGGGTGTTGATGATCGCGTTGCCGTACGGGTCGCCCTGTTGGTAGCCCTTTTCGTGCAATGTGTGCATCTCGTCGAAGAAGACCGCTCCGCCCAACGCCTCCTCGAGCATCTCCTCGGTGTTCTTCTCCGCGTCGGCCATATAGCGGCCCAACAGCTTGGTGCGGCTGGTTTCCACCACCACCGGCTTGCGTAGCACGGTCAATCCGCACAGCTGCTTGCTGAACGCGCGCGCCACCGAGGTCTTTCCGGTCCCGGGTGGGCCCAGCAACAAAGTGTGGCGCGAGGTCACGGGCACCGGAAGGCCCATTTTTGCGCGGGCAAGATTCACCCTGGTCGTGGACTTGATGAGTTTGATCTCTTGCTTCGCTCGCTCCATGCCCAGCATGGCGTTGAGTTCCTCGTCGCCCTCTTCCAAGTACTTGGCCGCCGTCTCGGCTTGCCGAGCCGCCTCGTTCTCTTCGCGGGTCGGGGCGCTGTCCGGGTCCCACGGGTCGGTGCGGGCCTCGATGGTCTCCGGATCGGTGAGCAGCAACTGGTAGTTGGGGTTGTCCAGAGCTTCGCGGGCCGGACCGAACTTGGGGTCCCGCGAGTACACCCGGCGCAGCACCTCGACGGCTTCTTCCTCGCGTCCGAGGTGCCGTAGGCACATGCCTTGGGTGTACAGGGCGACGTTGGCCGCGCCCGGTACCCGATCCGCCTCGGTGGCGTCCTGGCTGCGCCGAACCGCCTCCTCGAACACGCCGAGCGACGCCAGCGCCGTGGTCGCCATCGCCGCGCCGGCGGCCTTCAACTCGGGGTTGCGCCAGATCTTTCCCTCGGGGAATTGCACGAGCACGTCCGGCCATCGCCCGGCGCGGAAGTACAGAATGCCTCGCACGTAGGCGATCAGCTCTTCGTCGATGGGTTGGCGGGGTTCGATGCCATCGAGCAGCTTGACGGCTTCCTCGTAACGCTTCGCCTCGGCGAGCACCGCGGCGTACGCGCACGCGAGTGACTCCACGCTGAGGACCGCCAGTCGCAGAAACAACCCGTCGGAGACGTCGGGATGGAACTGTATTTCCGTGACACCGAGCCGACGGGTTTCCCAACCGAACGTGCTGACCGCCGCCCAGGCTCCGGAAACCACCTCGATGCTCTGGTCACCCGCCAGCAGCCGTGCCAGCCAGGCGTCGCACATCGCCGGGTCGCGCGTGGTGGCCGTGGTGAACATCCGCAGCGCCACCTGCGGGTTATGGCTGGGCTGTAGCCCGTTGACGGAGATTCCCGACGCCAAGAGGCCGGCAACCATCGCGTTACGGGCGTCCTCCGCCGCTGATTGCGGGCGGCTCATTGACCTGCAAGCAAGCGCTCAGCGCCCTCCCGCACCTGGCCTACCTGAAGCACTAGATCGTCGTCCGAAAGCAGCCCCCGGGTGGGCACGACCAGCAGCGGGCGGGTCGTCGGCGCGGGCAGGCTGGCGCGCACCGCGGCCAGCTGGCGGCCGGTGAGCCGGTTGAGCCCGGACGACACGCCCCTGGGCAGCCGGCTATCGCTGTGATAGCGCACCCAGCCCGACACCTCGGGCTGACCGTCGTCGGCGGTGAGCTGGATGGTCACCACGGTTGCCTCGGCGTCGGGCAGCCATAGCTCCTCCAGCGTCTCGGTGGTGATGTCCGACGGCGTCAACCAGAAGCTGGTCGCGAACCCGTTGAAGTGCTTGAGGTAGCGCCAGCCGGGGCGGCTCCAGGTCGGTTCCAGGTCCGCGAGCACGGCGCTGTCGACCTCGGTGATCTCCTCGGAGGTCAACGGCCGCGGCGAGCAGCCCGGTGCGTCGAGATCCTGGACCAGCCGCTCGGTGGCCGCGACCAGCGTCGAAGCCAGCGAATCACGGGCCGCGACCGCTGCGACGTTGGACTGCGGGTTCATCCGCAGCACCAGCCAGGTGCGGCGCACGTACGACGCGGGCTGATCACTGACCAGCCCCCACTCTTCGGGCCCCAACTTGTCGAGCTTGGACAGCTCCGCGGCGTTGCCGCCGCGGCGCATTTGCACCGAAACGATGTCGATGCCGTCGAGGTTGACGTCGAACTGACGTAGTCCGGTGGCGACCGATCGCACCAGCAGGCTGGCCGGCGGTGCGCTCTTCTGGCGGTGGCGCACTGCCGCGTCGTCTTCGCCGTCGAGTGCGATCACGGTGACCAGGCGTCCGTCGTACTCCCGCACGCCGACCTTGTCGCGTCCGAATCGGCGCTGGTAGTCGAGCGCGGGCGTGCACCCCGCAGCCAGCGTGGTGCCCGGGTCGGCGGACCAGTCCCAGAGCCAGCCGGCCAAGCCGGAAGTCACGGTGAGGCCGTGATGGGTGACCAGCGACAGCAACACGATGATCGCCGAGATGCCGACCCCCACCCACCAGGCGATGTGGTACTGGCCCTGCCACGAGTCGGGGCAGTGACTGGCGATCAACAGGATCCCGACGACGACCAAGAACACGACCGTGACTCGCGCCCACGACAAAGACAACCCAAACCTGCGCTGAGCCTTCATTGCTTTTACTGCTCCGCCCTTATTGTTGCTGCCTGCGGCGTTTCATCAACGTCGCGATCCCAAATACTGCACCGCCGATCAGTAGTGCACCGGTCAACCCCCCGGCCGCCACCCACACCGGCAGCATGTCGCGGTGCGGGGGCGGTTTGGGCACGTTCAACGGTATCGACAGTTGCTGTGGCGGCTTGATCGGGCCGTCGGGAATGTCCCAGGTCAGCGCTGCTACCGGGTCGACGACGCCGTAACCGAGCTGGTTATCCACCCCGCGGGAAGGTGCCCGCGCGGAGCGCTCCAGCCGGTTGATCACTTGGTATGCGGACAGCTGGGGGTACTTGGCACGGACGAGCGCCGCCACCCCGGACACGATCGCGGCCGAAAAGCTGGTGCCGCTGGGGACCAGCAGCGAGTTGTCGGGCCCGTCAATCGCGTTGATCAGACCGTCGTCCCGGGGTGAGAGCCCGATGACGTCGCTTCCGGGTGCCGCGATCCCGACCCACGGACCGGCGACGCTCGATGGGCCCTGCCCCTGACTGCCCTGCGTCTGCGCGTGACCTTCCGAATCCACCGCACCTACGGTCAAGACGAAATCGCTGAACCAAGACGGCGTCACCACGGTGGTGACGGCGTTCCAGTCGCGCGGGTCTTTGGGCTTCAGCGGGTCGAAGATCGGGTTCTGCTTGCAGTCCTTTTTGCTGGTGTCGCCGGCGGCGGCCACGATGACGGCGTTGCGCTCGACCGCCGCGTAGCGGACTGCCGCTCCCAGGGCGCGCTGGTCGATGATGTTGCGCGCGCTCATGCAGGTCACATCGGAGATGTTGATCACCGAGGCCCCCATGTTGGCGGCGTGCACGATCGCGCGTGCCATCGTCTCGACGCCGGAGATCTTTGCCGAGGTCTGCGGGTCCTCATCGCCGGTGTAGGCGTCCTTGAGGCCGAAGGCCCCGCTGGACTGACGGATCGAGATGATGTCGACATCGGGGGCGATGCCGCTGTAGGCATCGGGGCCCGCGGACGGTGCCGGCGGTGGCGGAGGAGGCGGCGGAGGTGCGGGCGTCGGTGTCGGTGCCAGCGGGTGCGGATTGCCGACCTGAATCGTCTGCCCGCCACCGGAGTAGCTCGGAATCGTCACCGTGCCGCCGCCGTGGTTAGCGGCACCCGGCACCACCGGCGGTCCCGGCGGTGCTCCCTGCGGTGCCTGTGACGGTGAGGCCGGCGCGACCGGCGCAGGTGCACCCTGTGACGGTGAGGCAGGCGCAGGCTCCGCCGGCGGCGGTGGCTGGGGTGCCCACGGTGGCGGAGCCTCGGAAGGCGGCGAAGCGGGCACCATCGTCACGGTCTGGGGCAACGGCGACAGCGTCACGGTCTGCGGCGGCGGAGCTTTCGGCGGCGCTTCCGTGGTGGGAATGGTCACCGGCTTGCGCGGTCCCGCCACCGGTGGCGGTGGCGCGCCATTCGCCGGCGCCGCACCGATCATCGACGCCACGATGGTGCCGTGGGCGTCGCAGTCGGACAGCCCGTCGCCACCCATGATGTAGTCCCCGCCGGGAATCAGATGCGGAAACCGGGGGTGCGGAGTTACACCCGTGTCGATGACGGCGACCTTGACCCCGGCGCCGCGACCGAACTGCCATGCCTCCTGCATATTCAGCATGTCCATGTACTTCGGCTGCAGCTTGAAATCGGTGCCGGGCAGCACCCCGACCTCGGTGCAGTACGAGTTCTGCTTCATCGGCGCCGGCGGCCCCGGCGGACCGTCCGGCGGCACCGCCGCCGGGTCGATCGTCGGCGGCGATATCGCGTACGCGGGCGGTAACCCGGCTAGTGAACCCGATGTGAGCAGGAGTGCGGCGATCGCCGCACAGGATGCGCGCCTACGCCACACCTTGCCGTTACCGGTACCGGATTGCTGCATAAACATTCATCAACCACAACGCCAGCGGGAAGATCGGCATCAGGCAGATGTATTCGATCCATTCCACAAACTTGCGGAACAGCGGGCTGTAGATGCTGTTGGGCACGGTCGCCGCGGACACCAGGCCCGCCGCGGGCAGCAGCACCAGGATCCCCACGCAGATCGACACCGACAGCGGCGACTGCAGCTCCAGGGCGTAGCGCACCACGACCGTCGCCACGATCGCCACGGACGTTCCGGCCAGGGTGATCGCCTGCAGGCGATCCACGTAGGAGCGGCCGCGCAGCATCAGGAAACCAGCGCTGAAGCCGGCGAGTAGCAACGGCAGCCACCGTTGCCCGGTGTGCGGATCCGACAGACCCACCAGCGAGACCACCATCAGGACGCCGAATCCGAGCAGCAGGCCCGACAGGAACGACCGGGCACGTTCGGCTTGCAACAGCACATCGCGTACCGACGCGGGTCCCTCGAGGACCGGCGGGCCGCCGCCGGTGCGGGTCACGGTGGTGGGCAGATCGGGCCGGGCCTCGAAGACCCAGCGGCTGGTGGCCGACGGGAACACC encodes:
- a CDS encoding DUF732 domain-containing protein — translated: MRRLLALLGVSAMIGLAAPAHGDPDVGADDAEFLATVRSAGIHYTDSGRAVAFGKAVCGWIGAGKAGSDLIQNLQKENPGLTTDHATLFVGISAKYYCPQQLGGSQQAAVR
- a CDS encoding DUF732 domain-containing protein — protein: MKRLMAILGVAAMIGLAGPAYADPVPEPNGDDAGFLAALRQAGFSFSSEGAAVAAGRAVCSCLNNGEDNLELLHDVKSRNPGMDMEMASNFALISAKFYCPHQLSKA
- a CDS encoding PPE family protein, with the translated sequence MFYGAFPPEFNSGRMYTGPGAESLVTAATAWANLAAELQSIATSYSSVLSNLTTGPWVGPSSLAMAAAAAPYVAWMQQTAAQAAQTAAQATQAAGAYETAFAAHVPPPLIAANRELLAQLMATNLLGQNTGAIAATEAQYGEMWAQDGEAMDTYFASSATASNSLEEFSPAPQTTNEEAPAMQAAAVTASSNTAAGNAATTLAAAATTTPSGYSGPLAWLAQLATDYQNFWTNLLNTVPGGANFYTQFYNALKIPLGLTTQYNDIGLLINFPVSQWLKFAPPAAYGALPKDALGAGLGALGFSRGTLFDAITPTAGFSRGTLVGSLTVPPSWASATPAIRTVAAALTAAGPEAIPAAALGEGSLFSSMGMAGMLGSALGAGGPTVVGNSIRNRMTPIKDLKDKNSPENLKRLVAQISEKPETVQHHNVDQAGLDALLEQLAKKPGIHAVHLKKGKSKVIPSEEAQLG
- a CDS encoding PPE family protein gives rise to the protein MLDFGALPPEINSGRMYVGAGSGPMLAAAAAWDELAAELYSTAALYGSTIQSLSVGPWTGPSSIAMAAAATPYVQWMSATGAQAEQAATQAKLAAGAYEAAFVATVPPPVIAANRSLLATLIATNILGQNTPAIAATEAQYMEMWAQDAAAMYGYAGSSATASQLQPFSEPPQTTNDSGSGLQAAAVGQSSTASGTNTALNLTQAVSTNAAAAAAPSTGLTVPPAVTNWNTIWSAITGVFSPQSWTTIPGGPFLSFGQTYAWAQNGQAAQAYLAGPKYISGQLEPLTRSAAVRGMLSSAVGGSPVTGSMGKSALVGSMSVPQGWTEAAPNIRMLAQALPSNLAAGVPAASLIGEEGVFSQMALSSLAGRAVAATATHTVSGNAATAAALGGLVAEADPAAATIIVIPALED
- a CDS encoding DUF732 domain-containing protein gives rise to the protein MKALPFLASVVTLIGLAAPAHADPADDTFLAALNNAGITYHDPEHAIKAGQKVCDLANSGTPELDIIRDIRDLNPAFTMTSAAKFAKAAAMAYCPEHLSTDSGGSDPRGAGIYPSS
- a CDS encoding PPE family protein, which encodes MLNFGALPPEVNSAKMYAGAGSGSMLAASAAWNALAAEMRAAATNYDAVIKSLVSEGWLGPASAKMVASIEPYIAWMETAAAQAEQAGAQANAAAAAYEAAFAATVPPPLVAANRVQLANLVASNIIGQNTGAIAATEAQYGEMWAQDASAMTSYTTASRAASQMTAFSDPQADTTADGTALQADAVNNALAAPLAAGAGDSIFTPGSGDDTTGLSGLLNLLSNQPNSENLLGAFLNNNSVSGLSNAFTTNGILNPTTMIDPAAAAAENAAVSGLTTSGLEDLSAGLGSAAAVSSVTSLPGAAATAAVGQASLVGGLSVPPAWAASGATVSTVAATTQVGAGAYHSFGAATPMVMEEAGAVGMPGVPLAGLPGAHEDEFAEPIYGFRPRIIGRPPAAG
- a CDS encoding PPE family protein; protein product: MFDFAALPPEVNSTKMYSGPGSGPLLAAAAAWNALAAEMRSAATDYESVIRELTSAGWFGPSSASMLAAAAPFLTWLNTTAAQAEQTGMQASAAASAFEAAFGATVPPPVVAANRTLLANLVATNIFGQNTPAIAATEAQYMEMWAQDAGAMNGYAVASNSAARITPFTSPQTNTTPDAAEGQNEAVSQAANTAAGNAQSLLSASNVSANDVNALAAPQASGGLYWYLTQFLDGNNNTALGQFLQSNFFANSILNGSLAGGPFNPQSIIGTVQNFNFLHATATTLGGLDDFAVGAEGVTSAANLSSSTTGLGGASAAIGNAHLVGSMSVPQSWATAANITPGQGPAPVTGLSDIGTSGTPAAGGPGGVAGPLGGTGRRLRRAIPRYGFRPVVMPRPPAAG